One genomic window of Solanum dulcamara chromosome 12, daSolDulc1.2, whole genome shotgun sequence includes the following:
- the LOC129876118 gene encoding B3 domain-containing transcription repressor VAL2 isoform X2 codes for MESKICMNGLCGATSSIEWKKGWPLRSGEFASLCDKCGTAYEQLVFCDLFHSEDTGWRDCISCGKRLHCGCIASSSLLELLDSGGINCVSCVKSCQRHATQNHEKPKAFGTSISNSVGETASTSLGSQMNGSEPNKREGSDSIDPALLLLHQNDNTNRPIGQIKMEEAFHPTGESGSTFSSNLCQASAESSKNAKLDSYNGYKGVIEIHGSTVQTNLSIALSAPSPNTKLFATTLDEGDLNKTISSLQQGSRSRNLLPKPPKSTSALGPETSAGIISQIRVARPPVEGRIKNQLLPRYWPRITDQELQQISGDSNSTIIPLFEKVLSASDAGRIGRLVLPKACAEAYFPPISQPEGLPLRIQDVKGKEWVFQFRFWPNNNSRMYVLEGVTPCIQSMQLQAGDTVTFSRMDPEGKLLMGFRKASTVNSTQENRLSAIPKSVFSTEPTSFSAMPENIPLMSGYSGLLQSFKGSRESSVNLSSKHFNSGDFNWYLTEKNGGRNADGALSPSMPVSERKRSRNIGSKSKRLLIDAHDALELKLSWEELQDMLRPPLSVQPTTVTIEDHEFEEYEQPPVLGKRSIFTVRLSGEQEQWAQCDNCFKWRKLPADYLLPPQWTCQDNISDHSRSSCSVPDDLTPRELENLLKMDKDFKKQRSAAGQRTTQAHDSSDLDSQANGISIAGDVREPGLASVATTTKHPRHRPGCSCIVCIQPPSGKGKHNPTCTCNVCMTVKRRFKTLMMRKKKRQSEREAELGQRNQLMWSSKEETEVDSFSRQVKPEVDPSDKERSGSETLARGHSSNQLQKLPEITSLSAARDISEAEWSNKFSF; via the exons ATGGAGTCGAAGATTTGCATGAATGGACTATGTGGGGCAACTTCTTCAATTGAGTGGAAAAAAGGGTGGCCTTTGCGATCTGGTGAATTTGCTAGCCTCTGTGATAAGTGCGG GACTGCTTATGAGCAACTAGTCTTCTGTGATTTATTCCACTCAGAGGACACTGGTTGGAGGGATTGTATTTCATGTGGCAAG CGTCTTCATTGCGGATGCATTGCTTCTAGCTCTTTGCTAGAGCTGCTCGATAGTGGGGGAATTAATTGTGTCAGCTGTGTGAAGAGCTGTCAGCGACATGCT ACCCAAAATCATGAGAAGCCCAAAGCTTTTGGAACTTCTATCTCAAACAGTGTTGGTGAAACAGCTTCCACTTCTTTGGGCAGTCAGATGAATGGTTCTGAACCTAATAAAAGAGAGGGTTCTGACAGTATTGATCCAGCACTTCTGCTCCTACACCAGAATGACAACACCAATAGGCCTAtaggacaaataaaaatggaagaaGCCTTCCATCCCACTGGAGAATCTGGAAGCACTTTTTCGTCAAATTTGTGTCAGGCTTCGGCGGAGTCCTCTAAAAATGCCAAACTGGATTCATATAACGGATACAAAGGAGTTATAGAGATTCATGGATCAACGGTGCAAACAAACTTAAGCATAGCTCTGTCTGCACCTTCACCGAACACAAAGCTCTTTGCCACTACATTGGATGAGGGGGACTTGAACAAGACAATTTCTTCCTTGCAGCAAGGGTCTAGGTCGCGAAACCTCTTGCCTAAACCTCCCAAATCTACCTCTGCTTTGGGACCAGAGACTAGTGCTGGCATAATTTCACAGATTCGTGTTGCCAGACCACCGGTTGAAGGTCGGATTAAGAATCAGCTGCTTCCACGCTATTGGCCGAGGATAACAGACCAGGAGTTGCAGCAAATATCTGGAGA CTCAAATTCCACCATCATACCATTATTTGAGAAGGTTCTGAGTGCAAGTGATGCAGGTCGAATTGGCCGTTTGGTACTTCCTAAAGCATGTGCTGAA GCATATTTCCCACCAATTTCTCAACCAGAAGGCCTTCCTCTGCGGATTCAAGATGTGAAGGGCAAAGAATGGGTATTCCAGTTCAGATTTTGGCCAAACAACAACAGCAGGATGTATGTTCTCGAGGGTGTGACCCCTTGCATTCAATCTATGCAATTACAAGCCGGAGATACAG TAACTTTCAGCCGCATGGATCCAGAAGGAAAGCTTTTAATGGGGTTCCGTAAAGCATCAACTGTTAATTCAACTCAG GAAAATCGTCTGTCAGCTATACCCAAGAGTGTTTTCTCCACTGAACCCACCTCCTTCTCAGCAATGCCTGAGAATATACCTTTAATGAGTGGTTACTCTGGCCTTCTTCAGTCATTTAAAGGAAGCAGGGAGTCTTCTGTGAATTTGTCTTCGAAGCATTTCAATAGTGGTGATTTTAACTGGTACTTAACTGAGAAGAATGGAGGCAGGAATGCAGATGGTGCCCTCTCCCCTTCAATGCCTGTTTCAGAGCGTAAAAGAAGTCGTaatattgggtcaaaaagtAAGAGACTGCTCATTGATGCCCATGATGCTTTGGAGTTGAAACTTTCATGGGAAGAGTTACAGGATATGCTCCGACCACCGCTGAGTGTCCAGCCAACCACTGTTACAATTGAGGACCACGAGTTTGAAGAATATGAA CAACCACCTGTTCTTGGGAAGAGGAGTATATTTACTGTCCGCTTATCTGG GGAGCAGGAGCAGTGGGCTCAATGTGATAATTGCTTTAAGTGGCGAAAGTTGCCAGCTGATTATCTTCTACCTCCTCAGTGGACATGTCAGGACAACATTTCAGATCATAGCAG GTCCTCTTGTTCTGTCCCAGACGATTTAACACCCAGAGAGCTTGAAAATCTTCTCAAAATGGACAAGG ATTTCAAGAAACAGAGAAGTGCAGCAGGCCAAAGGACAACACAGGCCCATGATTCTTCTGATTTAGATTCTCAAGCAAATGGGATAAGCATTGCTGGTGACGTAAGAGAGCCTGGTCTTGCATCGgttgcaacaacaacaaaacacCCAAGGCATCGACCTGGCTGTTCGTGCATTGTGTGCATCCAGCCTCCCAGCGGGAAGGGCAAACATAACCCGACATGTACTTGCAATGTCTGCATGACAGTCAAACGCCGTTTCAAGACACTTATGATGCGTAAAAAGAAGCGTCAATCAGAACGTGAAGCGGAACTTGGCCAGAGGAATCAACTTATGTGGAGTTCCAAGGAAGAGACTGAAGTGGACAGCTTCTCTAGACAGGTGAAACCAGAAGTTGATCCTTCAGACAAAGAAAGGTCAGGAAGCGAGACACTGGCGAGGGGCCATAGCAGCAATCAATTGCAGAAGCTTCCTGAAATAA CAAGCTTATCTGCCGCTAGAGACATATCTGAGGCAGAATGGTCTAACAAGTTTAGTTTCTGA
- the LOC129876118 gene encoding B3 domain-containing transcription repressor VAL2 isoform X1 produces the protein MESKICMNGLCGATSSIEWKKGWPLRSGEFASLCDKCGTAYEQLVFCDLFHSEDTGWRDCISCGKRLHCGCIASSSLLELLDSGGINCVSCVKSCQRHATQNHEKPKAFGTSISNSVGETASTSLGSQMNGSEPNKREGSDSIDPALLLLHQNDNTNRPIGQIKMEEAFHPTGESGSTFSSNLCQASAESSKNAKLDSYNGYKGVIEIHGSTVQTNLSIALSAPSPNTKLFATTLDEGDLNKTISSLQQGSRSRNLLPKPPKSTSALGPETSAGIISQIRVARPPVEGRIKNQLLPRYWPRITDQELQQISGDSNSTIIPLFEKVLSASDAGRIGRLVLPKACAEAYFPPISQPEGLPLRIQDVKGKEWVFQFRFWPNNNSRMYVLEGVTPCIQSMQLQAGDTVTFSRMDPEGKLLMGFRKASTVNSTQENRLSAIPKSVFSTEPTSFSAMPENIPLMSGYSGLLQSFKGSRESSVNLSSKHFNSGDFNWYLTEKNGGRNADGALSPSMPVSERKRSRNIGSKSKRLLIDAHDALELKLSWEELQDMLRPPLSVQPTTVTIEDHEFEEYEQPPVLGKRSIFTVRLSGEQEQWAQCDNCFKWRKLPADYLLPPQWTCQDNISDHSRSSCSVPDDLTPRELENLLKMDKDFKKQRSAAGQRTTQAHDSSDLDSQANGISIAGDVREPGLASVATTTKHPRHRPGCSCIVCIQPPSGKGKHNPTCTCNVCMTVKRRFKTLMMRKKKRQSEREAELGQRNQLMWSSKEETEVDSFSRQVKPEVDPSDKERSGSETLARGHSSNQLQKLPEISKSQLDLNCHPNREDTGSSHISMMSLLQQAYLPLETYLRQNGLTSLVSEQQGSSGSQGLPQDTRESDLRVQEDQCLASTAQELEKDVAKENSEQDQSGKDQ, from the exons ATGGAGTCGAAGATTTGCATGAATGGACTATGTGGGGCAACTTCTTCAATTGAGTGGAAAAAAGGGTGGCCTTTGCGATCTGGTGAATTTGCTAGCCTCTGTGATAAGTGCGG GACTGCTTATGAGCAACTAGTCTTCTGTGATTTATTCCACTCAGAGGACACTGGTTGGAGGGATTGTATTTCATGTGGCAAG CGTCTTCATTGCGGATGCATTGCTTCTAGCTCTTTGCTAGAGCTGCTCGATAGTGGGGGAATTAATTGTGTCAGCTGTGTGAAGAGCTGTCAGCGACATGCT ACCCAAAATCATGAGAAGCCCAAAGCTTTTGGAACTTCTATCTCAAACAGTGTTGGTGAAACAGCTTCCACTTCTTTGGGCAGTCAGATGAATGGTTCTGAACCTAATAAAAGAGAGGGTTCTGACAGTATTGATCCAGCACTTCTGCTCCTACACCAGAATGACAACACCAATAGGCCTAtaggacaaataaaaatggaagaaGCCTTCCATCCCACTGGAGAATCTGGAAGCACTTTTTCGTCAAATTTGTGTCAGGCTTCGGCGGAGTCCTCTAAAAATGCCAAACTGGATTCATATAACGGATACAAAGGAGTTATAGAGATTCATGGATCAACGGTGCAAACAAACTTAAGCATAGCTCTGTCTGCACCTTCACCGAACACAAAGCTCTTTGCCACTACATTGGATGAGGGGGACTTGAACAAGACAATTTCTTCCTTGCAGCAAGGGTCTAGGTCGCGAAACCTCTTGCCTAAACCTCCCAAATCTACCTCTGCTTTGGGACCAGAGACTAGTGCTGGCATAATTTCACAGATTCGTGTTGCCAGACCACCGGTTGAAGGTCGGATTAAGAATCAGCTGCTTCCACGCTATTGGCCGAGGATAACAGACCAGGAGTTGCAGCAAATATCTGGAGA CTCAAATTCCACCATCATACCATTATTTGAGAAGGTTCTGAGTGCAAGTGATGCAGGTCGAATTGGCCGTTTGGTACTTCCTAAAGCATGTGCTGAA GCATATTTCCCACCAATTTCTCAACCAGAAGGCCTTCCTCTGCGGATTCAAGATGTGAAGGGCAAAGAATGGGTATTCCAGTTCAGATTTTGGCCAAACAACAACAGCAGGATGTATGTTCTCGAGGGTGTGACCCCTTGCATTCAATCTATGCAATTACAAGCCGGAGATACAG TAACTTTCAGCCGCATGGATCCAGAAGGAAAGCTTTTAATGGGGTTCCGTAAAGCATCAACTGTTAATTCAACTCAG GAAAATCGTCTGTCAGCTATACCCAAGAGTGTTTTCTCCACTGAACCCACCTCCTTCTCAGCAATGCCTGAGAATATACCTTTAATGAGTGGTTACTCTGGCCTTCTTCAGTCATTTAAAGGAAGCAGGGAGTCTTCTGTGAATTTGTCTTCGAAGCATTTCAATAGTGGTGATTTTAACTGGTACTTAACTGAGAAGAATGGAGGCAGGAATGCAGATGGTGCCCTCTCCCCTTCAATGCCTGTTTCAGAGCGTAAAAGAAGTCGTaatattgggtcaaaaagtAAGAGACTGCTCATTGATGCCCATGATGCTTTGGAGTTGAAACTTTCATGGGAAGAGTTACAGGATATGCTCCGACCACCGCTGAGTGTCCAGCCAACCACTGTTACAATTGAGGACCACGAGTTTGAAGAATATGAA CAACCACCTGTTCTTGGGAAGAGGAGTATATTTACTGTCCGCTTATCTGG GGAGCAGGAGCAGTGGGCTCAATGTGATAATTGCTTTAAGTGGCGAAAGTTGCCAGCTGATTATCTTCTACCTCCTCAGTGGACATGTCAGGACAACATTTCAGATCATAGCAG GTCCTCTTGTTCTGTCCCAGACGATTTAACACCCAGAGAGCTTGAAAATCTTCTCAAAATGGACAAGG ATTTCAAGAAACAGAGAAGTGCAGCAGGCCAAAGGACAACACAGGCCCATGATTCTTCTGATTTAGATTCTCAAGCAAATGGGATAAGCATTGCTGGTGACGTAAGAGAGCCTGGTCTTGCATCGgttgcaacaacaacaaaacacCCAAGGCATCGACCTGGCTGTTCGTGCATTGTGTGCATCCAGCCTCCCAGCGGGAAGGGCAAACATAACCCGACATGTACTTGCAATGTCTGCATGACAGTCAAACGCCGTTTCAAGACACTTATGATGCGTAAAAAGAAGCGTCAATCAGAACGTGAAGCGGAACTTGGCCAGAGGAATCAACTTATGTGGAGTTCCAAGGAAGAGACTGAAGTGGACAGCTTCTCTAGACAGGTGAAACCAGAAGTTGATCCTTCAGACAAAGAAAGGTCAGGAAGCGAGACACTGGCGAGGGGCCATAGCAGCAATCAATTGCAGAAGCTTCCTGAAATAAGTAAGTCGCAATTAGACTTAAACTGTCACCCAAATCGTGAAGATACAGGTTCATCTCATATTAGCATGATGTCTCTTCTTCAGCAAGCTTATCTGCCGCTAGAGACATATCTGAGGCAGAATGGTCTAACAAGTTTAGTTTCTGAGCAACAAGGGAGCTCAGGGTCCCAAGGGTTGCCCCAAGACACCAGAGAGAGTGACCTACGCGTCCAAGAGGATCAGTGCCTTGCTTCTACTGCTCAAGAGCTAGAAAAGGATGTCGCTAAGGAAAACTCTGAACAAGATCAAAGTGGAAAGGACCAATGA
- the LOC129876118 gene encoding B3 domain-containing protein Os07g0679700 isoform X3, translated as MNGSEPNKREGSDSIDPALLLLHQNDNTNRPIGQIKMEEAFHPTGESGSTFSSNLCQASAESSKNAKLDSYNGYKGVIEIHGSTVQTNLSIALSAPSPNTKLFATTLDEGDLNKTISSLQQGSRSRNLLPKPPKSTSALGPETSAGIISQIRVARPPVEGRIKNQLLPRYWPRITDQELQQISGDSNSTIIPLFEKVLSASDAGRIGRLVLPKACAEAYFPPISQPEGLPLRIQDVKGKEWVFQFRFWPNNNSRMYVLEGVTPCIQSMQLQAGDTVTFSRMDPEGKLLMGFRKASTVNSTQENRLSAIPKSVFSTEPTSFSAMPENIPLMSGYSGLLQSFKGSRESSVNLSSKHFNSGDFNWYLTEKNGGRNADGALSPSMPVSERKRSRNIGSKSKRLLIDAHDALELKLSWEELQDMLRPPLSVQPTTVTIEDHEFEEYEQPPVLGKRSIFTVRLSGEQEQWAQCDNCFKWRKLPADYLLPPQWTCQDNISDHSRSSCSVPDDLTPRELENLLKMDKDFKKQRSAAGQRTTQAHDSSDLDSQANGISIAGDVREPGLASVATTTKHPRHRPGCSCIVCIQPPSGKGKHNPTCTCNVCMTVKRRFKTLMMRKKKRQSEREAELGQRNQLMWSSKEETEVDSFSRQVKPEVDPSDKERSGSETLARGHSSNQLQKLPEISKSQLDLNCHPNREDTGSSHISMMSLLQQAYLPLETYLRQNGLTSLVSEQQGSSGSQGLPQDTRESDLRVQEDQCLASTAQELEKDVAKENSEQDQSGKDQ; from the exons ATGAATGGTTCTGAACCTAATAAAAGAGAGGGTTCTGACAGTATTGATCCAGCACTTCTGCTCCTACACCAGAATGACAACACCAATAGGCCTAtaggacaaataaaaatggaagaaGCCTTCCATCCCACTGGAGAATCTGGAAGCACTTTTTCGTCAAATTTGTGTCAGGCTTCGGCGGAGTCCTCTAAAAATGCCAAACTGGATTCATATAACGGATACAAAGGAGTTATAGAGATTCATGGATCAACGGTGCAAACAAACTTAAGCATAGCTCTGTCTGCACCTTCACCGAACACAAAGCTCTTTGCCACTACATTGGATGAGGGGGACTTGAACAAGACAATTTCTTCCTTGCAGCAAGGGTCTAGGTCGCGAAACCTCTTGCCTAAACCTCCCAAATCTACCTCTGCTTTGGGACCAGAGACTAGTGCTGGCATAATTTCACAGATTCGTGTTGCCAGACCACCGGTTGAAGGTCGGATTAAGAATCAGCTGCTTCCACGCTATTGGCCGAGGATAACAGACCAGGAGTTGCAGCAAATATCTGGAGA CTCAAATTCCACCATCATACCATTATTTGAGAAGGTTCTGAGTGCAAGTGATGCAGGTCGAATTGGCCGTTTGGTACTTCCTAAAGCATGTGCTGAA GCATATTTCCCACCAATTTCTCAACCAGAAGGCCTTCCTCTGCGGATTCAAGATGTGAAGGGCAAAGAATGGGTATTCCAGTTCAGATTTTGGCCAAACAACAACAGCAGGATGTATGTTCTCGAGGGTGTGACCCCTTGCATTCAATCTATGCAATTACAAGCCGGAGATACAG TAACTTTCAGCCGCATGGATCCAGAAGGAAAGCTTTTAATGGGGTTCCGTAAAGCATCAACTGTTAATTCAACTCAG GAAAATCGTCTGTCAGCTATACCCAAGAGTGTTTTCTCCACTGAACCCACCTCCTTCTCAGCAATGCCTGAGAATATACCTTTAATGAGTGGTTACTCTGGCCTTCTTCAGTCATTTAAAGGAAGCAGGGAGTCTTCTGTGAATTTGTCTTCGAAGCATTTCAATAGTGGTGATTTTAACTGGTACTTAACTGAGAAGAATGGAGGCAGGAATGCAGATGGTGCCCTCTCCCCTTCAATGCCTGTTTCAGAGCGTAAAAGAAGTCGTaatattgggtcaaaaagtAAGAGACTGCTCATTGATGCCCATGATGCTTTGGAGTTGAAACTTTCATGGGAAGAGTTACAGGATATGCTCCGACCACCGCTGAGTGTCCAGCCAACCACTGTTACAATTGAGGACCACGAGTTTGAAGAATATGAA CAACCACCTGTTCTTGGGAAGAGGAGTATATTTACTGTCCGCTTATCTGG GGAGCAGGAGCAGTGGGCTCAATGTGATAATTGCTTTAAGTGGCGAAAGTTGCCAGCTGATTATCTTCTACCTCCTCAGTGGACATGTCAGGACAACATTTCAGATCATAGCAG GTCCTCTTGTTCTGTCCCAGACGATTTAACACCCAGAGAGCTTGAAAATCTTCTCAAAATGGACAAGG ATTTCAAGAAACAGAGAAGTGCAGCAGGCCAAAGGACAACACAGGCCCATGATTCTTCTGATTTAGATTCTCAAGCAAATGGGATAAGCATTGCTGGTGACGTAAGAGAGCCTGGTCTTGCATCGgttgcaacaacaacaaaacacCCAAGGCATCGACCTGGCTGTTCGTGCATTGTGTGCATCCAGCCTCCCAGCGGGAAGGGCAAACATAACCCGACATGTACTTGCAATGTCTGCATGACAGTCAAACGCCGTTTCAAGACACTTATGATGCGTAAAAAGAAGCGTCAATCAGAACGTGAAGCGGAACTTGGCCAGAGGAATCAACTTATGTGGAGTTCCAAGGAAGAGACTGAAGTGGACAGCTTCTCTAGACAGGTGAAACCAGAAGTTGATCCTTCAGACAAAGAAAGGTCAGGAAGCGAGACACTGGCGAGGGGCCATAGCAGCAATCAATTGCAGAAGCTTCCTGAAATAAGTAAGTCGCAATTAGACTTAAACTGTCACCCAAATCGTGAAGATACAGGTTCATCTCATATTAGCATGATGTCTCTTCTTCAGCAAGCTTATCTGCCGCTAGAGACATATCTGAGGCAGAATGGTCTAACAAGTTTAGTTTCTGAGCAACAAGGGAGCTCAGGGTCCCAAGGGTTGCCCCAAGACACCAGAGAGAGTGACCTACGCGTCCAAGAGGATCAGTGCCTTGCTTCTACTGCTCAAGAGCTAGAAAAGGATGTCGCTAAGGAAAACTCTGAACAAGATCAAAGTGGAAAGGACCAATGA
- the LOC129876118 gene encoding B3 domain-containing transcription repressor VAL2 isoform X4 — MESKICMNGLCGATSSIEWKKGWPLRSGEFASLCDKCGTAYEQLVFCDLFHSEDTGWRDCISCGKRLHCGCIASSSLLELLDSGGINCVSCVKSCQRHATQNHEKPKAFGTSISNSVGETASTSLGSQMNGSEPNKREGSDSIDPALLLLHQNDNTNRPIGQIKMEEAFHPTGESGSTFSSNLCQASAESSKNAKLDSYNGYKGVIEIHGSTVQTNLSIALSAPSPNTKLFATTLDEGDLNKTISSLQQGSRSRNLLPKPPKSTSALGPETSAGIISQIRVARPPVEGRIKNQLLPRYWPRITDQELQQISGDSNSTIIPLFEKVLSASDAGRIGRLVLPKACAEAYFPPISQPEGLPLRIQDVKGKEWVFQFRFWPNNNSRMYVLEGVTPCIQSMQLQAGDTVTFSRMDPEGKLLMGFRKASTVNSTQENRLSAIPKSVFSTEPTSFSAMPENIPLMSGYSGLLQSFKGSRESSVNLSSKHFNSGDFNWYLTEKNGGRNADGALSPSMPVSERKRSRNIGSKSKRLLIDAHDALELKLSWEELQDMLRPPLSVQPTTVTIEDHEFEEYEQPPVLGKRSIFTVRLSGEQEQWAQCDNCFKWRKLPADYLLPPQWTCQDNISDHSRSSCSVPDDLTPRELENLLKMDKGEVTCCFSFSISRNREVQQAKGQHRPMILLI; from the exons ATGGAGTCGAAGATTTGCATGAATGGACTATGTGGGGCAACTTCTTCAATTGAGTGGAAAAAAGGGTGGCCTTTGCGATCTGGTGAATTTGCTAGCCTCTGTGATAAGTGCGG GACTGCTTATGAGCAACTAGTCTTCTGTGATTTATTCCACTCAGAGGACACTGGTTGGAGGGATTGTATTTCATGTGGCAAG CGTCTTCATTGCGGATGCATTGCTTCTAGCTCTTTGCTAGAGCTGCTCGATAGTGGGGGAATTAATTGTGTCAGCTGTGTGAAGAGCTGTCAGCGACATGCT ACCCAAAATCATGAGAAGCCCAAAGCTTTTGGAACTTCTATCTCAAACAGTGTTGGTGAAACAGCTTCCACTTCTTTGGGCAGTCAGATGAATGGTTCTGAACCTAATAAAAGAGAGGGTTCTGACAGTATTGATCCAGCACTTCTGCTCCTACACCAGAATGACAACACCAATAGGCCTAtaggacaaataaaaatggaagaaGCCTTCCATCCCACTGGAGAATCTGGAAGCACTTTTTCGTCAAATTTGTGTCAGGCTTCGGCGGAGTCCTCTAAAAATGCCAAACTGGATTCATATAACGGATACAAAGGAGTTATAGAGATTCATGGATCAACGGTGCAAACAAACTTAAGCATAGCTCTGTCTGCACCTTCACCGAACACAAAGCTCTTTGCCACTACATTGGATGAGGGGGACTTGAACAAGACAATTTCTTCCTTGCAGCAAGGGTCTAGGTCGCGAAACCTCTTGCCTAAACCTCCCAAATCTACCTCTGCTTTGGGACCAGAGACTAGTGCTGGCATAATTTCACAGATTCGTGTTGCCAGACCACCGGTTGAAGGTCGGATTAAGAATCAGCTGCTTCCACGCTATTGGCCGAGGATAACAGACCAGGAGTTGCAGCAAATATCTGGAGA CTCAAATTCCACCATCATACCATTATTTGAGAAGGTTCTGAGTGCAAGTGATGCAGGTCGAATTGGCCGTTTGGTACTTCCTAAAGCATGTGCTGAA GCATATTTCCCACCAATTTCTCAACCAGAAGGCCTTCCTCTGCGGATTCAAGATGTGAAGGGCAAAGAATGGGTATTCCAGTTCAGATTTTGGCCAAACAACAACAGCAGGATGTATGTTCTCGAGGGTGTGACCCCTTGCATTCAATCTATGCAATTACAAGCCGGAGATACAG TAACTTTCAGCCGCATGGATCCAGAAGGAAAGCTTTTAATGGGGTTCCGTAAAGCATCAACTGTTAATTCAACTCAG GAAAATCGTCTGTCAGCTATACCCAAGAGTGTTTTCTCCACTGAACCCACCTCCTTCTCAGCAATGCCTGAGAATATACCTTTAATGAGTGGTTACTCTGGCCTTCTTCAGTCATTTAAAGGAAGCAGGGAGTCTTCTGTGAATTTGTCTTCGAAGCATTTCAATAGTGGTGATTTTAACTGGTACTTAACTGAGAAGAATGGAGGCAGGAATGCAGATGGTGCCCTCTCCCCTTCAATGCCTGTTTCAGAGCGTAAAAGAAGTCGTaatattgggtcaaaaagtAAGAGACTGCTCATTGATGCCCATGATGCTTTGGAGTTGAAACTTTCATGGGAAGAGTTACAGGATATGCTCCGACCACCGCTGAGTGTCCAGCCAACCACTGTTACAATTGAGGACCACGAGTTTGAAGAATATGAA CAACCACCTGTTCTTGGGAAGAGGAGTATATTTACTGTCCGCTTATCTGG GGAGCAGGAGCAGTGGGCTCAATGTGATAATTGCTTTAAGTGGCGAAAGTTGCCAGCTGATTATCTTCTACCTCCTCAGTGGACATGTCAGGACAACATTTCAGATCATAGCAG GTCCTCTTGTTCTGTCCCAGACGATTTAACACCCAGAGAGCTTGAAAATCTTCTCAAAATGGACAAGGGTGAAGTAACTTGTTGCTTTAGTTTCAGT ATTTCAAGAAACAGAGAAGTGCAGCAGGCCAAAGGACAACACAGGCCCATGATTCTTCTGATTTAG